In Aegilops tauschii subsp. strangulata cultivar AL8/78 chromosome 3, Aet v6.0, whole genome shotgun sequence, one genomic interval encodes:
- the LOC109782010 gene encoding nuclear transcription factor Y subunit B-1 — translation MADHHYTHLGGGSGSGSGGGGGGSPPERLHGGGGSGDQGIKEQDRLLPIANVGRIMKQVLPPNAKVSKEAKETMQECVSEFISFVTGEASDKCHKEKRKTVNGDDVCWAFSALGFDDYVDPMRRYLLKFRELEGDRAAAAASSRGGLPVPDASTSGAGASGSGNFMFEAMDRRDNTGPGTGRQF, via the coding sequence ATGGCCGACCACCACTATACCCATCTCGGCGGCGGCAGCGggagcggcagcggcggcggtggcgggggcaGCCCGCCGGAGCGGCTgcacggcggcggcgggtcgGGGGACCAGGGCATCAAGGAGCAGGACCGGCTGCTGCCCATCGCCAACGTGGGGCGGATCATGAAGCAGGTGCTGCCCCCCAACGCCAAGGTGTCCAAGGAGGCCAAGGAGACGATGCAGGAGTGCGTGTCCGAGTTCATCAGCTTCGTCACCGGGGAGGCCTCCGACAAGTGCCACAAGGAGAAGCGCAAGACCGTCAACGGCGACGACGTCTGCTGGGCCTTCTCCGCGCTCGGCTTCGACGACTACGTCGACCCCATGCGCAGGTACCTCCTCAAGTTCCGCGAGCTCGAGGGcgaccgcgccgccgccgccgcctcctcccgcggGGGCCTCCCCGTCCCCGACGCCTCCACCTCCGGCGCCGGCGCCAGCGGCTCCGGTAATTTCATGTTCGAAGCCATGGACAGGAGGGATAACACCGGGCCCGGCACCGGCAGGCAGTTTTGA
- the LOC109782011 gene encoding transcriptional activator hap3-like codes for MTNREDFIHFSGFTQQPGRLSLPRAPSTSGSSSGDPNGQEGLLPIANVGRIMKHVLPQEAKVSKHAKEVIQECATEFIGFVTGEASERCRRERRKTVNGDDICHAMTTLGLDNYAGAMRRYLQRYREGEELAAALNNHSRSPAPPPPGDGMIQIDVWGELSNSRGNEKHGRD; via the coding sequence ATGACGAATAGAGAGGATTTCATCCATTTCTCCGGTTTTACCCAACAACCGGGGCGCCTCAGCCTTCCTAGGGCGCCATCAACCTCAGGCTCTTCCTCGGGAGATCCCAATGGGCAAGAAGGCCTCCTGCCGATCGCCAACGTGGGGCGGATCATGAAGCACGTGCTGCCGCAGGAGGCCAAGGTCTCGAAGCACGCCAAGGAGGTGATCCAGGAGTGCGCCACGGAGTTCATCGGCTTCGTCACGGGCGAGGCCTCGGAGCGGTGCCGGCGGGAGCGGCGCAAGACGGTGAACGGCGACGACATCTGCCACGCCATGACCACCCTTGGCCTCGACAACTACGCCGGTGCCATGCGCAGGTACCTGCAGAGGTACCGCGAGGGCGAGGAGCTCGCGGCGGCGCTCAACAACCACAGCAGGTCAccggctccgccgccgccagGTGACGGCATGATCCAGATCGATGTCTGGGGCGAGCTGTCCAACTCCAGGGGCAACGAGAAGCATGGCAGGGATTAA